Genomic window (Tardiphaga sp. vice304):
GCAAATCTCAACCTCGGCCCGGTCATGCGGCCGGCCTCGGCGCCATCGCAGGCCAGAGTAATCTGGCGAGCCCCAACACGCCGGCGTTTAGCACAAGACCCAGCACGCCTACCACCGCTATGTAGGCGAACATTGATTCCGGGTGCAGCGCCTGCTGTTCGCGCACAATTCCATAGCCTAGTCCCTCGGGATTGCCGACGATCTCCGCGACGATCGCCATAACTAAGGCAAGTCCGAGACTGATCCGGCCCCCGGTCACGATCGACGGCATCGCCGCCGGTAGCAGCAAATAGCGCACGATCTCCAAGGAATTCATCCGAAAAGTCCGGCCGACGTCGGTCAGCCGCAGGTGCACATTGGCAATGCCGCCCATCGTGTTGATCATCACCGGCCAGACGGTCGGTAGAACCATCACGACGAGTTCAGTCTGCAACGAAAATCCGAACAGCAACAGTCCCAGCGGCGCAAACGCAATGCCCGGCATCGGGCGCAATACTTCAATGCTAGCAAGGCCGTAGCGTCGCGCCAAGGGTGAAAAGCCGAGCAACAGCCCCAGCGACACCCCGATGATCATTGCTACGCTCCAGCCGATCGCGATCGACAGCAGGGTATGCAGCAGGTCGTGCAGCAAGATGCCGTCCTTGGCCAGCGCAATAGCGCCGGCGAAGATCGCGGACGGCGCCGGAAAGAATTCGAAAGCGATGGCGCCCAACCGGACCGATGCCTCCCACACTGCGACAATCAGCGCGAAGACTGCAAGCCCGGGCCAGTTGATGCGAAGCAGGACCGAGCGACTAACCATGGCCGATCGCTTCGTGCAGATCGTAACGATGGGCCAGGAATTGCGGCAACTGCCGGGTCAGCACCTGGTTACGCGGGCCCGGAAGATCGATGGTGACTACCTGCCCGATGCGACCGGGGCTGCCGTTCAGAACCGCGACCCGGTCACCAAGATAGACTGCCTCCTCGATATCGTGGGTAATAAAGACGAAACTGGTGCGGGTTTGATCGCGCACCCGCAGCAACTCGTCCTGCAATCCAGCCTTGGTCATCGCGTCCAGGGCCGCGAACGGCTCGTCCATCAACATCACCGCAGGGCGCAGCGCTAGCGCGCGAGCTATCTGCACACGTTGCTGCATTCCACCCGAAAGCTGCCAGGGGTAATCGCCGGCCCGCTTCGACAGGCCGACGAGATTCAACGCATCATTAACGCGATCGGCGCATTCTTGCCGCGGCATTTGCCGCTCGATGCCAAATGCGACATTGCTGGCGACCGTACGCCATTGCAGCAGCGCAGCGGCGTAGTCC
Coding sequences:
- a CDS encoding ABC transporter permease, producing MLHDLLHTLLSIAIGWSVAMIIGVSLGLLLGFSPLARRYGLASIEVLRPMPGIAFAPLGLLLFGFSLQTELVVMVLPTVWPVMINTMGGIANVHLRLTDVGRTFRMNSLEIVRYLLLPAAMPSIVTGGRISLGLALVMAIVAEIVGNPEGLGYGIVREQQALHPESMFAYIAVVGVLGLVLNAGVLGLARLLWPAMAPRPAA
- a CDS encoding ABC transporter ATP-binding protein; amino-acid sequence: MLSLTAGPRPIISDINLELHDAEFLSIVGPSGTGKTTLLRMLGGLMPPTSGEVLVKGKALNGPPEGVVIVFQDYAAALLQWRTVASNVAFGIERQMPRQECADRVNDALNLVGLSKRAGDYPWQLSGGMQQRVQIARALALRPAVMLMDEPFAALDAMTKAGLQDELLRVRDQTRTSFVFITHDIEEAVYLGDRVAVLNGSPGRIGQVVTIDLPGPRNQVLTRQLPQFLAHRYDLHEAIGHG